One window of the Armatimonadota bacterium genome contains the following:
- a CDS encoding GAF domain-containing protein: MILQKPFSSLRSWIAAVTALAFLPGTALFLLATADQQRQLIRHAHREVQVLTEHAAGEVLNVLYATRQLLVDLAAELQTIRAPAGECSTLLARRLAASAVYVNLGVTALDGPVRCLARSGDGRAPVDAEAIRRAVAHHGLAVGRYQAPQAGRPPVITVAYPLPGGSSQVGRRTAPAAVFALVDLWWLNEVAAGVPLPPGSVLTLLDRQHTVLARSQEPGAWMGRRAPDPGVLQAVAQGRPQVTVQGEDQGGRSVFVGHRALRGPTGDTELVVAVTVPRDALLAELRSHLVRSAFGLLAAALLTLTAAWRTARRVLVVPVERIAGVTRRLTTGDLDARTGGVAGPRELTVLAQAVDEMARALQRRADEAEQAAEAAHAAAEQAQALAHTAQRLNAQLDLPTVLRAVVEETARALRAPAASIALYDEATDRIAIAATYGLPHDYAARAAPQPRAVLDRLVAESHQDLLLVPEALDRQDLPNTALHREAGVRTIVGAPLRRDGHLVGLLTVYALGMPRRFHLEELALLRALGDLAVQAIANATLYTDHVRQLETLSALYASAQKLGISLDLQEVARSITRTCVEVFGVRLAWIGRAEPDGSVRLVTSYPISNDYPTRLRIRWDESPEGRGPTGQALRTGFPQVFNDVAREPPERAWRDRVLAQGFRAAAAFPLLSRERPFGVLLLYSDQAGFFTDERVGLFQALAHQAGAALENARLFAQAEQRLQHLQALHAVGLAIGSSVDLDVTLDVVLSQAVAQLRVDAAAILLYHPERQVLEYAARRGLRPDHLVAPIGLGEGLVGTVAANHRAVFVDDLGHPDAPVHPIAAVEGLVGYAAVPLVAKGVVQGVLEVFRRTPLVTDEEWRALLQALGDQAAIAIDNARLFDALQRSHRDLQEAYEATLEGWVQALDLRDQETHGHTQRVTEMTVRLARAMGIDEPQLVHIRRGALLHDIGKIGIPDTILRKPGPLTEEEWAVVRRHPLYAHQLLFPIPYLRPALDIPYAHHERWDGSGYPQGLRGEAIPLAARIFAVVDVWDALRSDRPYRPAWPEDRVIAYLREQSGKAFDPRVVEVFLRLLEQPGPRSLATGGGDGGGHTTGGTGSGALPAPSPAGADGRASAEGSAAGQCSRTDQIQAPKSRFTIMGTTAVRASRTPSSHPSRMYPARAMAHTAKTQASVRSPSRRQAVASAATPTTTRLVPQAERKTGWGTYRGRTARASGEERSRRTPALIV, translated from the coding sequence ATGATCCTCCAGAAGCCCTTTTCGTCTCTGCGGAGCTGGATTGCCGCAGTCACCGCCCTGGCGTTCCTCCCGGGGACCGCCCTGTTCCTCCTCGCGACAGCCGACCAGCAACGCCAGCTGATCCGTCACGCCCACCGGGAGGTCCAGGTCCTCACCGAGCATGCCGCCGGGGAAGTCCTCAACGTCCTCTATGCCACGCGGCAGCTCCTGGTCGACCTGGCTGCGGAGCTACAGACGATCAGGGCGCCTGCCGGCGAGTGCTCCACCCTGCTCGCCCGGCGCCTGGCCGCTTCCGCCGTCTACGTGAACCTGGGCGTGACCGCGCTCGACGGGCCCGTCCGCTGTCTTGCGCGTTCCGGTGACGGACGCGCCCCGGTGGATGCGGAGGCCATTCGCCGTGCCGTCGCACACCACGGCCTGGCCGTCGGACGCTATCAGGCGCCCCAGGCCGGGCGCCCCCCGGTCATCACGGTCGCCTACCCGCTCCCGGGCGGCTCCTCCCAGGTGGGCAGGCGGACCGCCCCGGCTGCGGTCTTCGCCCTCGTCGACCTGTGGTGGCTGAACGAGGTGGCGGCCGGGGTCCCCTTGCCGCCCGGAAGCGTCCTCACGCTCCTGGACCGCCAGCACACCGTGCTGGCGCGGTCACAGGAGCCGGGGGCCTGGATGGGCCGTCGGGCCCCCGACCCCGGCGTCCTGCAGGCGGTCGCGCAGGGACGACCCCAGGTCACCGTCCAGGGCGAGGACCAGGGCGGCCGGAGCGTCTTCGTGGGTCATCGCGCCCTGCGTGGTCCGACCGGCGACACCGAACTTGTCGTGGCGGTCACGGTTCCGCGCGACGCTCTGCTGGCGGAACTGCGCAGCCACCTGGTGCGCTCCGCCTTCGGGCTGCTGGCGGCCGCCCTCCTGACCCTGACCGCGGCGTGGCGGACGGCCCGCCGGGTGCTCGTCGTGCCGGTGGAGCGCATCGCCGGGGTGACGCGGCGCCTGACCACGGGTGACCTGGACGCCCGCACCGGCGGCGTGGCGGGGCCACGTGAGCTCACGGTGCTCGCTCAGGCCGTCGACGAGATGGCTCGCGCGCTGCAGCGCCGGGCCGACGAAGCCGAGCAGGCCGCGGAGGCGGCCCACGCCGCGGCGGAGCAAGCTCAGGCGCTGGCCCACACGGCCCAGCGCCTCAACGCCCAGCTGGACCTGCCCACCGTCCTGCGCGCTGTCGTCGAGGAGACCGCGCGGGCGCTTCGGGCGCCCGCGGCCAGCATCGCGCTCTACGACGAGGCCACTGACCGCATCGCCATCGCCGCCACGTACGGGCTCCCCCACGACTACGCCGCCCGGGCCGCGCCCCAACCGCGCGCCGTCCTCGACCGGCTGGTGGCGGAGAGCCACCAGGACCTGCTCCTTGTTCCCGAGGCCCTGGACCGCCAGGACCTGCCCAACACGGCGCTGCACCGCGAAGCGGGCGTGCGCACCATCGTGGGGGCACCCCTGCGCCGCGACGGCCACCTGGTCGGCCTGCTCACCGTCTACGCGCTCGGCATGCCGCGGCGCTTCCACCTCGAGGAGCTGGCCCTGCTGCGGGCGCTGGGTGATCTGGCGGTGCAGGCGATCGCCAACGCCACCCTCTACACCGACCACGTACGACAGCTCGAGACCCTCAGCGCCCTCTACGCCAGCGCGCAGAAGCTCGGGATCAGCCTCGACCTCCAGGAGGTGGCGCGCAGCATCACCCGCACCTGCGTGGAGGTCTTCGGCGTGCGCCTGGCCTGGATCGGCCGCGCCGAGCCGGACGGGAGCGTCAGGCTCGTCACCTCCTATCCGATCAGCAACGACTACCCCACGCGCCTGCGGATCCGCTGGGACGAGTCCCCGGAGGGCCGGGGGCCGACCGGCCAGGCCCTGCGTACGGGCTTCCCGCAGGTGTTCAACGACGTGGCCCGGGAGCCGCCGGAGCGGGCCTGGCGGGACCGGGTGCTGGCGCAGGGGTTTCGGGCGGCCGCGGCCTTCCCGCTGCTCAGCCGGGAGCGACCGTTCGGCGTCCTGCTCCTCTACAGCGACCAGGCGGGGTTCTTCACCGATGAGCGGGTGGGCCTCTTCCAGGCCCTGGCCCACCAGGCCGGCGCGGCGCTCGAGAACGCCCGCCTCTTCGCCCAGGCGGAGCAGCGCCTGCAACACCTCCAGGCCCTCCACGCGGTGGGCCTGGCCATCGGCAGCAGCGTCGACCTGGACGTCACCCTGGACGTCGTGCTCTCACAGGCCGTGGCGCAGCTGCGCGTGGACGCCGCCGCCATCCTCCTCTACCACCCCGAACGGCAGGTGCTGGAGTACGCCGCGAGGCGGGGGCTCCGGCCGGACCACCTCGTGGCCCCCATCGGGCTCGGGGAAGGGCTGGTGGGCACCGTGGCCGCCAACCACCGGGCGGTCTTCGTCGACGACCTCGGCCACCCCGACGCGCCGGTGCACCCCATCGCCGCCGTGGAGGGGCTGGTCGGGTATGCGGCGGTGCCGCTCGTGGCCAAGGGGGTGGTGCAGGGCGTGCTCGAGGTCTTCCGGCGCACGCCGCTCGTCACCGACGAAGAGTGGCGGGCCCTGCTGCAGGCTCTCGGAGACCAGGCCGCCATCGCCATCGACAACGCTCGGCTCTTCGACGCGCTGCAGCGGTCGCACCGCGACCTCCAGGAGGCATACGAGGCCACGCTGGAAGGCTGGGTCCAGGCCCTGGACCTTCGCGACCAGGAGACCCACGGGCACACCCAGCGGGTCACGGAGATGACGGTGCGCCTGGCCCGGGCCATGGGGATCGACGAGCCGCAGCTGGTCCACATCCGGCGCGGCGCGCTCCTCCACGACATCGGGAAGATCGGCATCCCCGACACCATCCTGCGCAAGCCGGGCCCGCTGACCGAGGAGGAGTGGGCGGTGGTGCGCCGCCACCCCCTCTACGCCCACCAGCTCCTCTTCCCCATCCCCTACCTGCGACCGGCGCTGGACATCCCCTACGCCCACCACGAGCGGTGGGACGGCAGCGGCTACCCCCAGGGCCTGCGCGGTGAAGCGATTCCGCTCGCCGCGCGCATCTTCGCCGTGGTGGACGTCTGGGACGCGCTGCGCTCCGACCGCCCCTACCGGCCGGCCTGGCCGGAGGACCGGGTGATCGCCTACCTCAGGGAGCAGAGCGGCAAGGCCTTCGACCCGCGGGTCGTCGAGGTCTTCCTTCGCCTCCTGGAGCAGCCCGGCCCGCGCTCCCTCGCCACCGGCGGCGGGGACGGAGGCGGCCACACCACGGGCGGAACCGGGAGCGGGGCACTGCCCGCGCCGTCACCCGCCGGCGCGGACGGCCGGGCCAGCGCTGAGGGGTCAGCCGCCGGTCAGTGCTCACGCACCGACCAGATCCAGGCGCCGAAGAGCAGGTTCACGATAATGGGAACGACGGCGGTCCGGGCGTCCAGGACGCCTTCCAGCCACCCGTCCAGGATGTATCCGGCCAGGGCGATGGCCCACACGGCGAAGACCCAGGCCAGCGTGCGCAGCCCCTCCAGGCGCCAGGCCGTGGCCAGCGCGGCCACACCCACGACGACCAGGCTCGTCCCCCAGGCCGAGAGGAAGACCGGGTGGGGGACGTACAGGGGGAGGACGGCCCGCGCCAGCGGCGAGGAGAGGAGCAGGAGGACCCCGGCGCTGATCGTGTAG
- a CDS encoding VWA domain-containing protein, with protein MSTSFQFLRPDVLWGLLVVPALLALAVWRSRHPAATIRFPGTAAVGVAVRHAHPWRRHLPLAAFSLTLVALLLGLARPTVAVPVRSPRLNVVLVLDVSSSMDATDLAPSHLDAARAAAHAFLQAVHPRVRVGLVAFSTTAAPVVPLTRDRGRLRSAVNRLATESETAMGEGVLEALRLLLGGADPLAAPPRPAEPGRRVIILISDGLNNAGRDPLVAADAARRHGVTVHTVGVGTKRGPGGVDEETLHAVAELSGGTYHHAPTGRRLFELYERLGRRLGWERQVEEVSAVLAGLAAALLVAAVAVSRVLAPLEV; from the coding sequence GTGTCGACATCCTTCCAGTTCCTGCGCCCCGACGTCCTGTGGGGTCTGCTGGTCGTTCCGGCCCTGCTCGCCCTGGCGGTGTGGCGGAGCCGCCACCCTGCAGCGACCATCCGGTTCCCGGGGACGGCAGCGGTCGGGGTGGCCGTCCGCCACGCCCACCCGTGGCGCCGTCACCTGCCCCTGGCCGCCTTCAGCCTGACGCTGGTCGCCCTGCTACTGGGTCTCGCCCGGCCGACCGTCGCCGTGCCGGTCCGCAGCCCACGCCTGAACGTGGTCCTCGTCCTGGACGTCAGCAGCAGCATGGACGCCACCGACCTGGCCCCCTCGCACCTGGACGCGGCCAGGGCGGCCGCCCACGCCTTCCTGCAGGCTGTGCACCCGCGCGTCCGCGTGGGGCTCGTGGCCTTCAGCACCACCGCCGCGCCCGTGGTGCCGTTGACCCGCGACCGGGGGCGCCTGCGCTCGGCCGTGAACCGGCTGGCCACAGAGAGCGAGACGGCGATGGGAGAGGGCGTGCTCGAGGCGTTGCGCCTGCTGCTCGGGGGAGCGGATCCCCTGGCCGCCCCGCCTCGGCCTGCCGAGCCGGGGCGGCGGGTCATCATCCTCATCTCCGATGGGCTCAACAATGCCGGGCGCGACCCCCTGGTGGCCGCCGACGCCGCCAGGCGGCACGGCGTGACAGTCCACACGGTCGGGGTGGGGACCAAGCGTGGCCCGGGGGGCGTGGACGAGGAGACGCTCCACGCCGTGGCCGAGCTCAGCGGCGGGACCTACCACCACGCCCCGACCGGCCGGCGGCTCTTCGAGCTCTACGAGCGGCTGGGACGTCGCCTGGGATGGGAGCGGCAGGTCGAGGAAGTCAGCGCGGTGCTGGCCGGTCTCGCCGCAGCGCTCCTCGTCGCCGCGGTGGCCGTCTCCCGGGTGCTGGCTCCGCTGGAGGTCTGA